In Catharus ustulatus isolate bCatUst1 chromosome 27, bCatUst1.pri.v2, whole genome shotgun sequence, the DNA window AAGCAAGACAACGGCACAAGCAAGCAGGGCTGACAAATGAGCAGCCTCCAGCACCAGCTGAAGGGCTGCGAGAACAGGAGGCCTCAGTTGCCACCTCCCTGGTGCTCTCACAAGGTTCTGGACACAGAGCACAATCTGGCATTCTGCCACACCACCCAGAGGCACAAGTCGGAAGAGCCTGTGTGTGCATTTTCCAGGCTGCTCATCATCCCTTAAATCTGCTGGGATGCCTTGGCTACCAGGGTGCACACTGCAGTTTTGCCTGAAGactgccagctcagctcccccaTCCCCCTCCCATCTCTCAGTGCTGAAGATGCACAGCGCCTGACAGTGCATACAGCCTCTGCTGCCAGTAACTTCATGGGAGAGATGAAATCACTCTCTTCCCTGGCCAGCAAAGGGGAAGGGTGGCTGGTTGGTCTacagcagggatggaacatGGAGTGAGAGCTGCATGGCCTTCTAAAGGTCTTCCTGGtcagctgctctgcttgcaTGCCTGTTAGCACATGTCAGGCCCATCTTTCCCTGGCATCCTGGGTTGCTTCAGCCCCTGAGCACTCTCCTGTGGTGTCTTTCAGAAgggaaacacagccctgcacattGCTGCCTTGGCTGGACAGCAGGACGTGGTCCGGGAGCTGGTGAACTATGGGGCCAACGTCAATGCACAGTCCCAGGTAGGGTGACCTGGTCTGAAACAGGAAGGCACCCATCATATGTGATGGTGGTGTCCTCATGGTGGGAACTGTGCTCAGCGTGGGTATTTCAGCAGCCCTTTGCAGTTTCCCTCTATTCTTGCTCAGGAGCAAGGACTGCTCTGCCAGACTCCAGAAAAGAGACAAGAGTGCAAATGGTGTGGAGGCACATGGGGGCACCAGCAGGGTCTTTGTTGAAGGAGTCCCTGTCAACACATACAAGCATGCTGAATTTATCCTGGGAGGACTCGTGGCTGATGCCTCCCTGGCAAAGCTTTGAGATCTCCAGCAGTCCCTGCAGTTAAATACACTGTGCTTCCcttgctctttctttcttccttgcaCCTGCTAGGGCTGTAAGCTCTTCAGGTTTTGCCTGATGGGAGAATTGTCCCTAAAGCTAGTGAGCAGTGAGCAGAAGGCAGTGTCTCCTGGGTTGACTCTTACGAAGGattgcttggtttttttctggatatgTGGAGCCTTGGGCTCCATCTCTCTGTGATTGTTCCACTGTtgccaggcttttttttttctttttcacaccCAAAATGGATGCTTCTGCCCCTGTTCATTGACCTGGGAGTGTGGGTGTTGGTGGGGCTGTAGGTCTTAAAAGAACTCAGGAAACACAAGGAAGAGTTGTGCTGATGTACATGGACCTGTATTTGCAGAAAGGCTTCACACCTCTCTACATGGCAGCGCAGGAGAACCACCTGGAAGTTGTGAAGTTCTTGCTGGAAAATGGAGCCAACCAGAATGTAGCCACAGAGGTGAGATCCTTGGGGAGGAGCCTGTGGCCCTGCTTGTGGGGGCTACTGAGGAATGTGCTGGGTCCTGCCATGGCTCCTTgatcctctccctctccttggCAGGATGGCTTCACTCCACTAGCTGTGGCTCTCCAGCAAGGACATGAGAATGTGGTTGCTCACCTTATCAACTATGGGACAAGGGGTAAGGTCCgtctgcctgccctgcacatTGCAGCCCGCAATGATGACACTcgcacagctgctgtgctgctgcagaatgACCCCAATGCTGATGTCCTCTCCAAGGTGTGTGATTTTCCTATGCTGTCTCTGGGAGcttccccacatccccagggaGAACAGCAGCTTGGTATGCTGTATTTATCTGTAGTTTCATCAGGGAGCATGTGTCTGGCTGGCTGATCCCTCCTTCTTTCCCTAGACTGGATTCACCCCTTTGCACATTGCAGCCCACTATGAGAATCTCAGTGTGGCCCAATTGCTGCTGAACCGTGGAGCCAGTGTCAACTTCACACCCCAGGTGAGTGCAGCGTGGGAAGCTCCTGGGGCTTGTGGTGCTCCAGCACCAGAGAAGGATGCTGTGCCTCCTATCCATGTAGGatacagcagcagctgccagggcatGCTGGTGACGTGGGACTATGCAGAAAGTAGTACAGATGCATGGGGAGTTGCAGTTAATAACCAGCATGGGCCTTTTCTGCTATGTCTCCCTTCTGTCAGAAGCAGCCATGCATCCCTGAAAGCTCTTGGGGACCTTGTGTCCAGACTGAGAGaaagctggtgctgctgctgcagggcagagctcatAGAACCTGCAGTTAGGATGCCTTTTCCAGACCCATGGGTGAAGCACAATCCATGAGCTGGTGCTCTCCTGCAAGCTCTCTTTAGCTTCTGTCTGCAACCTTTGGCTGCATAGCCCCCTCTCACAGCCCTGTTAAACAAGCtgttccccagcactgtccctgcgCAGAGATgcacctctccctgccctctctcCATTGTTTGTCCCTTTCCTCCTCGAAAGAGAAGGTGCTGTTCCTTCTGACAGACTGTTGTTCCTCCTGACAGAATGGGATCACTCCCCTGCACATAGCTTCCCGCCGGGGCAACATCATCATGgtgcggctgctgctggaccGTGGGGCCCAGATAGAGACAAGGACCAAGGTGAGAGCACTTCTGAACACAGCCCCTCTTTACACGGGCCAtctccctccctgagctccttATGCCCAGGGCTTACCCTGCAAACGTCTTGCTGGGGAAAGCCTCTGGTGCACTAAGGGGATGGACCAGATTTTTTGCTGGCACATGTGGAGGTGAGGGGAGGCTGCATGGCAACAAAGCAGTGGCCAGGCTCAGTTTTGTCTTATTTTGCAGGCAAGAAGTTATTATTGCAAAGTCCCTGTTAGTCATCTACCTGAGGGAACCCTGCCCTTCCATGCCATACTGAGCCCTTGAACCCTTCTCTCTTCCCAGGATGAGCTGACCCCTCTCCACTGTGCAGCCCGCAATGGACATGTGAGAATTGCAGAGATCCTCCTCGACCATGGGGCTCCCATTCAAGCCAAAACCAAGGTACCCAGATGACTTGGTGGGGCTGTGATTGCTGCCAAggtcccagggcagcactgtgGGGTAACAAGCTGTGTACAGTTGCTGGCTGGCACCCGTGGCTGGCTTAGGGCTCTTTTTGACCTGACGAGGAGAGGTGTAAGAAACTTCCTGCCCTACTTGCCCTAGCTAGAGTCCTTTGCCTGAGGGCTTCATCCTTCAAAGGGACAAGTCAGAACCAGAAGGGAATGGCTGGGTGCAGTTTgccccatggcagcagctcttAAGGCCCTTCCCTCCACTTGACATTGCTCCTCTGTAAGTCTCAGTGAGGGATTTTGGGACTCCTCTCTGGGGAACAAGCTGTCTCTTCCGCCCTAGAGTAGTCTCTAGGGGTGCAAGgcaggggctgggtgggatgCCTGGACccctcctggcccagccctgAGGCCCTGCTCCACGGTCGCAGAACGGCTTGTCGCCGATccacatggcagcacagggcgACCACCTGGACTGCGTCCGCCTGCTCCTGCAGTACAGCGCCGACATCGACGACATCACCCTGGACCACCTGACGCCGCTGCACGTGGCTGCACACTGTGGGCACCACCGCGTGGCCAAGCTGCTGGTGGAGAAGGGGGCCAAGCCCAACTCCCGAGCCCTGGTGAGGAAGGGCAGGTGGGCTGGGCCTGGGGAGAGGGAGTGTTCCTGCAAATGACTGTCCCCCTGTCTCTGCAGAACGGCTTCACGCCCCTCCATATTGCCTGCAAGAAAAACCACATCCGtgtgatggagctgctgctgaagacaGGTGCCTCCATTGATGCTGTCACAGAGGTAGGAGGGCTGAGCCCATCCTCAGTTCTCTCGTTTCTGCATGTACAGTGTGGGCAACGTGGCAGGATGTGATCTCCCTGTTGCTTCTTCCAAGCCCCAGGGACCTTTCTTGGTGCTCTTTGCAGTTCAGAACCTATTTACCCTGACAGCATCTTCCTGAAGGGCAGGGAGATGCAGGGGAGACAGAAGCTCCTTGTTTCCTCCACACTCACCTGCCAGGCTCCTGGAGCAGACTGGGGACTCAGATTTTGCCTCTGTTGAGacctgccctggggaggaggaggaggggacatTAAGAGATATTGCCAAGGCCGTAAGTCCTGTCTTGGTTTCTGGACTCTTTCTCTTCACAGTCTGGCCTGACACCCCTGCATGTGGCTGCCTTCATGGGACACCTGCCCATTGTCAAGACTCTGCTGCAGCGTGGAGCCTCTCCTAATGTGTCCAACGTGGTGAGTTCCACCCTGACTGGGACTTTGGGAGCTCAGCTTATTGGGGTTCAGCAGGATATCCAGGTCTTGCACTTTCTGTTGACCTGAGCAGCCCCTGGTGCCCTCTCTTTTGTGCTGGCACAAGGAGCCAGTAGGGGTTGCATGCACTGCTCTCCTCTGTTCAGAGCAGAGGAATGACTGTAGGAAGGCGTTTTCTCTCCTTTGGCCCTACCACTTTATCCTGTCTTTGGTGCAGAAAGTAGAGACTCCCCTACACatggcagccagagctgggcacacagacGTGGCAAAGTACCTGCTGCTGAACAAAGCCAAAGCCAATGCTAAGGCCAAGGTAGGTACAGAGCACCTGTGTGATAATCAGCTCTGGAACAGCTAGTGCAGGTTTCTTTTCTGTCATGTGCTTAGAGTGCAGCCCCTACCAGGGGCTGTGCAACAGTGGGAACAGGGCTGAGACCCCTTTGGCATCTCAAGAAGAGACTGGTCCAGGTGTGCCCAAACAACTTCTTTGCCACCCTCACAGGACGACCAGACTCCTCTGCACTGTGCTGCACGCATTGGCCACACTGGAATGGTCAAACTCCTTTTGGAGAACAACGCCAACCCCAACCTGGCCACCACAGCAGGACACACGCCCCTGCACATCACTGCCAGAGAGGGGCACatggacacagccctggccctgctggagaAGGGAGCCTCACAGACCTGCATGACCAAGGTAGGCAGCTGGAAGGCATCACCCCGCTGGGGCAAGGCTGGGcaggctggtggcacagagTCCCTGTGACAGGAGGGGCAGCCTCCTCCTGTGTTGCAGCAGGCACCAGCAGCCTCTTCATCTCTGCCACCCTGTGATGGGCTGCCTTTCTCCTCAGAAAGGATTTACCCCTCTCCACGTTGCAGCCAAGTATGGAAAGGTGGATGTGGCAGAGTTGCTGTTGGCACATGACGCTCACCCCAATGCAGCAGGGAAGGTGAGTGTTGTTTGTGTGGGAGGAGTGGTCTAGTATGGGGAGAGgccctgtctcacctgtctgtacTCTCTCTCCCCCTGCAGAATGGCCTGACTCCACTGCATGTGGCTGTGCACCACAACAACCTGGAGATTGTCAaactgctgcttcccaaggggAGCTCCCCGCACAACTCAGCCTGGGTAAGTCTGGGCTGGGCTTCCCTGGGGATGTGGGAATGTGGTGTGTGTCCAGTGCCTGCCAGTctggggccagcactgcccctcaACGCTGGCACTCAGGGAATGTGTGAGGAGCTGATCACCATCAGCCTCTCTCCGTGTCTGCTACTCACGcctgcctgtgctcacagcacGTGGAGCAGGCAGGGTGCCAGGCAGTGGTCCTGTTCCAGCAGATAGGCTGTGTCAGGGATGGTCCCTGCTAGCAGCATGCTGGTTGCTGCGTGGGGAACGTGTTTCCATGGCAAGTCCTGCAGAGCAGCGCTGCGGTCTGGCAGTTTGGGAAAGCACAGGCAAATGTTTGCATGCAGCTATGAAGCAGTGAGTCAGAAAGCCCACAAGCTTGTGAGAATCATTCGGCTCTGCCTGAGCATGGGGAGCATCTCCCCACAGAGCATGCCAGCAGGCGCCTTGCTTCCCATGTTGTTTGCAGAAGCTGCATCCTCGAAGCAGCCAAGTGGCTGGTGGTGCCAGCCCTCCCCATCTGGCACCTTGCTCTCCCCTGAGCAGGCTGCCGGCAGACATGCTGGGCAGGCACCGGTACCAGCGCCAGCCCCGCGCTGGTCTGCGTCACCAGCAGCCTCACGTCAGCCCGGGCAGCGGgttctgccagctgctctgctcctgcagcgtggcagcagagcagggctccaggcCCTGCAGTCTCTGCCTGAATGCTAATGCTGTGTATTGGGAGTTTAGCTCCACACCTCAGCCAGGCACATCCCGGGAGGTGTGTCTGCCCCAGctttctgcagctcccagaggctGCATACTGCTGCAGAAATCCATGTGTAGAAAACTCCAGGACAGCCCCCACCAGTCAAACCTGAAGCAGGTGGTCTTTGAAAGCCCCGTGCTGACTTggctggaaaaatgggatttagcATCAGTGTCGGGGCTGATTGCTGTCAGAGAAATGGTGcgtggggcagagctgagctctggaggcagctgggaagggcagaCCTGGCCTGCAGAGGCAGGGTGGTACCTCCTGTCCCTTCTtgtcagctgggcagggctgagcactgCAATGAGCTTCTCTCCCTGCAGAATGGGTACACCCCCCTGCACATTGCTGCCAAGCAGAACCAGATGGAAGTGGCCAGCAGCCTGCTGCAGTATGGGGCTTCTGCAAATGCTGAATCAATGCAGGGAGTCACTCCCCTGCACCTGGCTTCCCAGGAGGGACATGCAGACATGGTGGCACTACTTTTCTCCAAACAAGCCAATGGCAACCTAGGCAACAAGGTAAGTTATCCCAGTGcatcctgccaggctggaggcaAACAagccagcagagagcagcagtttgGGTGGTGGTCCAGGCCCCTGTGACTCCCTGTGTTTGGGCAGTAGTACACTGTGTCAGTCATTTTGCCAGGCTGGAGACCTGACAGAGTCTCTGCTGCTGGACCTGCAGTCATGGCAGTGCCACTGTGCTGAGACCTCCTCTCTTTGCAGAGTGGCCTGACTCCTCTCCATCTTGTGGCCCAAGAGGGGCATGTGCAGGTTGCTGATGTTCTAGTGAAACATGGAGTCACAGTGGATGCAATGACCAGGGTAAAGTAGTGCACTGACCATGGCTTTGGTGAAACACATGGGGGACTACCTCTAGGCCTGCTCAGGGaagagcatttattttctttttctttgtgcGAGAGAATCCCTTCTAGCAGGCATCCTTACCATTTTGCCTGTGTCCTGGGGACTGTTCCTCCTCTCCCCCCCACCTCTCTGGTGGGGATTTTTGCCTGCTCCTATAGCTCACCTCTGTACCCACAGATGCAGTATGCTTTGAAGCCCTCTGCTTTGGTCTTGGGCTCTTGGGAAGCCCCCAGATATATGCCTCATCCTTCATGCATAGGGGCTTGCCTGTGGATGAGCATATCCAAGCCAGAAGGGTGATAAGCAGTGGTGAGGGCAGACTGACACCTGATCTTGTGTTTCAGATGGGCTATACCCCACTGCATGTGGCCAGCCATTATGGGAACATCAAGCTGGTGAAGTTTTTGCTGCAGCACCAAGCAGATGTCAATGCTAAGACTAAGGTACAGAGGTGTCCTGTGCTCCAGGTACCCTTCTGCCATGCCAAACAGCATGCAGATTGATGGGGAAGTGGAGCTGTCCTCATGCTCCAGGCATGAAGCACAGTGTGTGAGGCCTGGGGGCATTTCTGGGGCAGCAGACTTCCAGAAGTGATTGCAGCATCCTCTGTCCTCCCTTGCAGCTGGGCTACACGCCCCTGCaccaagcagcacagcagggccacaCGGAcgtggtgacactgctgctgaaaCACGGCGCGTCTCCCAACGAGGTCAGCACGGTGAGTTCATTGCTCCCCTGCACCTCCCACTCTGCACCTCCCCACTCTGTGGCAAGCTCAGGCAGCTGCCTGAGCTGCCCTGCGGCTGCTGCTGACCCAGGCTTTGCTCTGTGCACAGAATGGCACCACTCCCCTGGCCATCGCAAAGCGGCTTGGCTACATTTCCGTCACAGACGTGCTCAAGATTGTCACAGAGGAAACCGACATCCCGGTGAGCCCCTGGGACCAGGATGCTGTGGAGaagggctgggactgggagcagcctgggaaaggTCACCAGCTGGGTGCTTAGCCCAGGTgtgaggagggggctgcagATAGCTGTGCAGCAAAATGCTGGCTTCCtctgactctgctctgctcccacagtCCGTTGGTGACAAACACCGCATGAGCTTCCCAGAGACTGTGGACGAGATTCTGGATGTATCAGAAGATGAAGGTGAGGGGTGAGAGTTGGGTCACACCATCCCAGAGATCTGCCAGCTGGGTCAGGTGTGGCAGGCAGCAGtcacagggatggcactggtgttccagctggagcagggaccaCCTAGGGCGGGGGAGCTGTGTGGGCCCTGCTGTGGTATTGCAGAGAGGACGAGGGAAGCCCACCAGACTCCTGAGGTGGCACCTCCTGGCTTGGGTGCTTCCTTGCACTGTGCAGGAGGGATATGTCTGGACATCTCTGTGATCCCATGCCCCAGGGACTGTGCAGAGAGCCCTTGGGCATGCAGAGCCCCCACTGTGCCTTGCTCTGCTGGAGGGtaccagctcccagcccagctgcagctggtttGCTCCTGCACCCTCCCACCAATACCTCACTTTTGCCTCTTCTTACTTTGCAGGCACTGCTCATGTCACAGTAATGGGTATGAAAtgtgtccccctgccccagctcaaTGGCCCATTTCACCCCATGGCCACTAACCATCCGCACGCCACATCCatctgctgagccctgctgctggtcTGGGGctctccagccagccctgccatcccctcTGCCAATCCATGTCCGTGCTGCTTGCTGTGGTGTGACTGCATGAATGGGCATCCTCCCACTCAGGAGGACCCTGACTCCCTCATCAGAGCCAGgccctgtccatggcaggtgGAGGAACCTGGTACTGTGCCAAACTCTGgtgtccctctgcagctgccccGTGCCATCCCGGCCAGAGCAGGGATTAACCTGAGCGCTCAAgggtctctgtgctgctgtggtcccctccccttctctggGGCACTCTGCTTCTTTGGGAGGTGCTGGACACCTCCCACGTAGCACTGGCTAGAGCCAAACTCTGATGAGCTAGTTAGCAGGTGTTAATGGGACCAGTGGTCAGCAttagcagagctctgtgcctccAGTGGGTGCAGCGTTAGGGCAGCCTCCAGCCGAGCCTATGTCCCTGTCTGAGACATCAGTGTAAGGTGCTCACTGCAGTCTCTGCACTGTGTTTGGTGCTGTGAGAAAGAGTGATTTCCTGAtggctcccacagctcctgtcccGCTGGCCTGCCACACGGGCCGTGCCCTGCCAGCAAACCCATTCTGGCAGACAGCAAAGCCCCCACCCCGTGTCTGGCTGAGACCCAGGGGGCAGGTGTGTGTATATCaaggagtgggagcagggatgggccCTGGTTCCAGCCCTCAGGAGGGGTGGGGGCAAGGGCTGGATGTCTGTGTTCCCTTGTGCGTCTGCCTCTGCTTGCTGAGCCAGCTCTTGGTTTCAGAGGAAGAGCTGATTGCACTAAAGCCCAAGACACCTGATCTCAGAGACCAGGAAGGCAAAAGGGAGATACTGGAGTTCATGACCACAACGACACTGGAGCAAACGTAAGAGACTCTGTAtggtggggagggagcaggtACAGGGCCCAGGACCAGCcttgtgctgggctgggcttccTGTGGGGCACATaaggctctgggcagggcactCAGATCATTGAACCCTCACCAGCTGGCATGGCAGGCAAAGCTGGTCAGTGCTGTTCCTGCACCAGGACGTGGGACTGCTGCTTAGTTTGTCTTtgtccagcagccccaggactctgtggggatgggcaggggctgagggaccCTACAACTTCTGTGTCTGTCACTACCCTCTCCTGCCAGGGTGGAGTCTCCAGCTGTCCTGCAGGTCCCCTGCATCCCACCTGAAACTGTGGTGACCAGAGCTGAGGAGACTGAGCAGGTAGGACCAGTGGAAACAGAAGCTGAGCAAGTCAGCCTGCTGCATGCACCCTCGGTGTCCCCACAGGAGGTGAGCATGAGATACAGCCTGCCATGGCCTCCCCCATAAAttccctgctggggcagctcccccATCACCACAGAGGTTAAGTGTGTGATGGGCAATGGGCATTGACTCGGTGGTACTGGACTGTCCAGCAAGGATTGTGTAAGAGTGGGCTGGCTCAACACCCCCAGATAGGACCCTTTGCAACAGGGTCTCTTCCCTGCATTACACAGCCCTCCAAAGAGTTCGATGAGGATTCCCTGatccccagcagccctgccactgAGACCTCAGATAACATCAGCCCGGTGGCCAGCCCCGTGCACACAGGGTGAGTGCCCAGCCTGTGCAGCGCGTGCATGCTGTGTTCACGAGCTGGCTGCAAGGTGCCCACGTGCCCATGCCTCTCTGTCCACTCCAGGTTCCTGGTGAGCTTCATGGTGGATGCTCGTGGTGGCTCCATGCGGGGCAGCCGGCACCACGGTCTGCGCGTGGTCATCCCGCCCCGCGCCTGCGCTGCACCGACCCGCATCACCTGCCGCCTGGTGAAGCCCCAAAagctccctgcacccccacCACTGGCTGAGGAGGAGGGTCTGGGCAGTCGGATCATTGCTCTGGGGCCTGCTGGTGCCCA includes these proteins:
- the ANK1 gene encoding ankyrin-1 isoform X12 — protein: MAQAAKQLKKIKDIEAQALQEQKEKEESNRKRRNRSRDRKKKRGHAPTTVDPLPSCCKQGSPEGMLEQESAVQADAATSFLRAARSGNLDKALDHLRNGVDINTCNQNGLNALHLASKEGHVKMVVELLHKEIVLETTTKKGNTALHIAALAGQQDVVRELVNYGANVNAQSQKGFTPLYMAAQENHLEVVKFLLENGANQNVATEDGFTPLAVALQQGHENVVAHLINYGTRGKVRLPALHIAARNDDTRTAAVLLQNDPNADVLSKTGFTPLHIAAHYENLSVAQLLLNRGASVNFTPQNGITPLHIASRRGNIIMVRLLLDRGAQIETRTKDELTPLHCAARNGHVRIAEILLDHGAPIQAKTKNGLSPIHMAAQGDHLDCVRLLLQYSADIDDITLDHLTPLHVAAHCGHHRVAKLLVEKGAKPNSRALNGFTPLHIACKKNHIRVMELLLKTGASIDAVTESGLTPLHVAAFMGHLPIVKTLLQRGASPNVSNVKVETPLHMAARAGHTDVAKYLLLNKAKANAKAKDDQTPLHCAARIGHTGMVKLLLENNANPNLATTAGHTPLHITAREGHMDTALALLEKGASQTCMTKKGFTPLHVAAKYGKVDVAELLLAHDAHPNAAGKNGLTPLHVAVHHNNLEIVKLLLPKGSSPHNSAWNGYTPLHIAAKQNQMEVASSLLQYGASANAESMQGVTPLHLASQEGHADMVALLFSKQANGNLGNKSGLTPLHLVAQEGHVQVADVLVKHGVTVDAMTRMGYTPLHVASHYGNIKLVKFLLQHQADVNAKTKLGYTPLHQAAQQGHTDVVTLLLKHGASPNEVSTNGTTPLAIAKRLGYISVTDVLKIVTEETDIPSVGDKHRMSFPETVDEILDVSEDEGTAHVTVMEEELIALKPKTPDLRDQEGKREILEFMTTTTLEQTVESPAVLQVPCIPPETVVTRAEETEQVGPVETEAEQVSLLHAPSVSPQEPSKEFDEDSLIPSSPATETSDNISPVASPVHTGFLVSFMVDARGGSMRGSRHHGLRVVIPPRACAAPTRITCRLVKPQKLPAPPPLAEEEGLGSRIIALGPAGAQFLSPVIVEIPHFASYGRGDRELVVLRSENGSVWKEHRNRYEESYMDQLLNGMDEELESQEELDKKRVCRIITTDFPLYFVVMSRICQDCDMIGPEGGCLKSTLVPMVQATFPETAVTKRVRLALQAQPVPDELVTKLLGNQATFSPIVTVEPRRRKFHRPIGLRIPLPPSWKDNPRDSGEGDTTSLRLLCSVIGGTAQAQWEDITGTTKLVYENECANFTTNVSARFWLADCPRTAEAVHFATMLYKELTAVPYMAKFVVFAKMNDAREGRLRCYCMTDDKVDKTLEQHENFTEVARSRDIEVVEGMPLHVELSGNLVPVKKAAQPRTFLFQSFRENRLVIPIKVRDSSREASGSLSFLRKAMKYEDLQHVLCHLNISIPPCTKGSGSEERRRTLTPLSLRERYSILSETSFGSLSSMDKADQKMVDIAEQLGLSWAELARELQFGVDDINRIRVENPNSLLEQSIALLNLWASREGKNVKIENLYTALRNIDRGEIVNMLEGSGRQSRSLKGSWRYTERDYSLSPSQMNVQQKVQARIMTSPTFSHAVEKSADRLRDWNAEGSFISCLQDLTAGSWQEGVTRRLLPTHTTASGAQGQEQEQVLMPATELMRVSSAEDSDWQPQHPTGGWQEEADSRFFGQGNEALHLPGEQVTEEQFTDDQGNIITKKIIRKVVRQLGPGDMGDRQEQEELILEGSLQEPQDLEAEDDHFMKYSILHRDGLGAKEEVRVRVPKPEVSGGRMGAQIVKRASLKRGKQ